A window of the Spirochaetota bacterium genome harbors these coding sequences:
- the uvrA gene encoding excinuclease ABC subunit UvrA: MSSRSIVIKGAREHNLKNISLEIPRDKLVVLTGLSGSGKSSLAFDTIYAEGQRRYVESLSSYARQFLGLMEKPDVDYIDGLSPAISIEQKTTHRNPRSTVGTVTEIYDYFRLLYARVGVPHCHRCGRKISSQSLDQIVENLMTYGAGTKVQVLAPLVRGRKGEHADKLEQARKKGFVRVRVDGQVRELEEEIRLDKNKKHSLDVIVDRIVIKDGVRPRLAESVETAMEIGEGLVTVLTGGAGETERLFSSKLSCTECGISMPELSPRMFSFNSPYGACPACGGLGYIMQFDPDLIVSDPDLSLYDGVLEVWGKTTSYWYLEQIKNLEKNFGFDAHTPWKKLPKKIKDIILYGSEGKKIDYQVKRENAEYRFTRAFEGVIPNLHRRYMETKSEDMRIWMESYMSNTLCGECGGKRLRPESLAVRVAGHTIDQVTGRSIGDAWRLFQDLDLTDTEKKIAEQIMKEIRVRLKFLTDVGIDYITLDRAAGTLSGGESQRIRLATQIGSSLTGVLYVLDEPSIGLHQRDNRKLLATLKRLRDLGNTVIVVEHDEDTIREADYVVDLGPGAGLHGGYVVALGTPAEIEADKKSLTGRYLAGESFIPVPASRREAADHIEIQGVKENNLKNISVKFPLGVLCAVTGVSGSGKSTLVIDILFKALSSLVMKSKEHPGKFDKFVGIEKIDKVIDIDQSPIGRTPRSNPATYTGLFTPIRDLFAKLPDSKLRGYQPGRFSFNVSGGRCESCFGDGVIKIEMHFLPDVYITCDVCKGRRYNHETLEVRYKGKNIYEVLEMTVEEALEFFSAVPAIRGKLDTLNRVGLGYIKLGQPATTLSGGEAQRVKLSAELSKRATGRTIYLLDEPTTGLHFADIQRLIDVLQSLVDKGNTVIVIEHNLDVIKTADWIIDLGPEGGDDGGTVVAAGTPEDIVRVKESYTGQFLKKTLKQKAPR, encoded by the coding sequence ATGAGCAGCCGGTCCATTGTTATCAAGGGAGCGCGCGAGCACAATCTCAAGAACATATCACTGGAAATCCCGCGGGACAAGCTTGTTGTCCTGACGGGCCTCTCCGGTTCCGGAAAATCCTCACTTGCCTTTGACACCATTTACGCGGAAGGACAGCGCCGCTACGTGGAGTCGCTTTCCTCGTACGCGCGGCAGTTCCTCGGGCTGATGGAAAAGCCCGACGTGGACTACATCGACGGCCTTTCCCCGGCCATATCCATCGAACAGAAGACGACGCACCGCAACCCGCGGTCCACCGTGGGCACGGTCACCGAGATATACGACTACTTCAGGCTCCTGTACGCCCGCGTCGGCGTGCCCCACTGCCACCGGTGCGGCAGGAAGATATCCTCCCAGTCCCTTGACCAGATCGTTGAGAACCTGATGACCTACGGGGCCGGGACGAAGGTGCAGGTCCTGGCGCCCCTGGTGCGGGGCCGCAAGGGCGAACACGCGGACAAGCTCGAGCAGGCCCGGAAAAAGGGCTTCGTGAGGGTCCGCGTCGACGGACAGGTGCGGGAGCTCGAGGAGGAGATCAGGCTCGACAAGAACAAGAAGCACTCCCTGGACGTCATCGTGGACCGCATCGTGATCAAGGACGGGGTGCGGCCGCGCCTGGCCGAATCGGTCGAGACGGCCATGGAGATCGGAGAGGGCCTCGTGACCGTCCTGACCGGCGGCGCCGGCGAGACCGAGCGCCTTTTCTCGTCGAAGCTATCCTGCACCGAATGCGGCATATCCATGCCGGAGCTTTCGCCGCGGATGTTCTCTTTCAACAGCCCCTACGGCGCCTGCCCGGCCTGCGGCGGCCTGGGCTATATCATGCAGTTCGACCCCGATCTCATCGTCTCCGACCCGGACCTCTCCCTCTACGACGGCGTCCTGGAGGTCTGGGGCAAGACCACCAGCTACTGGTACCTGGAGCAGATCAAGAACCTCGAGAAGAATTTCGGCTTTGACGCCCACACGCCCTGGAAGAAGCTCCCGAAAAAGATCAAGGACATCATCCTCTACGGGTCCGAGGGCAAGAAAATCGATTACCAGGTGAAGCGCGAGAACGCGGAGTACCGCTTCACCCGGGCCTTCGAGGGCGTCATCCCGAACCTCCACCGCCGCTACATGGAGACCAAGTCCGAGGACATGCGCATCTGGATGGAGAGCTACATGTCCAACACCCTCTGCGGCGAGTGCGGCGGGAAGCGGCTCAGGCCGGAGAGCCTCGCCGTGAGGGTGGCGGGGCACACCATAGACCAGGTCACGGGCCGGTCCATCGGCGACGCCTGGCGCCTCTTCCAGGACCTGGACCTCACGGACACGGAGAAGAAGATCGCGGAGCAGATCATGAAGGAGATCAGGGTGCGCCTCAAGTTCCTCACCGACGTGGGGATCGACTACATCACCCTGGACCGGGCGGCCGGAACACTCTCCGGCGGGGAGTCGCAGCGCATACGCCTGGCCACCCAGATCGGGTCGAGCCTCACCGGCGTCCTCTACGTTCTGGACGAGCCGAGCATCGGCCTCCACCAGCGCGACAACCGGAAGCTCCTGGCCACGTTGAAGCGCCTCCGCGACCTGGGAAACACGGTCATCGTGGTGGAGCACGACGAGGACACCATCCGCGAGGCGGACTACGTGGTGGACCTGGGGCCCGGCGCCGGACTTCATGGCGGCTACGTGGTGGCCCTGGGGACCCCGGCCGAGATCGAGGCCGACAAGAAATCCCTCACCGGGCGATACCTGGCCGGTGAGAGCTTCATCCCGGTCCCGGCGTCGCGCCGCGAGGCGGCGGATCATATCGAGATCCAGGGCGTGAAGGAGAACAATCTTAAAAACATCAGCGTGAAGTTCCCACTGGGGGTCCTCTGCGCCGTGACCGGCGTGTCCGGGTCGGGGAAGTCGACACTGGTGATCGATATCCTTTTCAAGGCACTGTCGTCGCTGGTAATGAAATCCAAGGAGCACCCGGGAAAATTCGACAAATTCGTCGGCATCGAGAAGATCGACAAGGTGATCGACATCGACCAGTCCCCCATCGGGCGGACGCCGCGGTCCAATCCCGCGACCTACACGGGGCTGTTCACGCCGATACGCGACCTTTTCGCGAAGCTGCCCGACTCGAAGCTGCGGGGCTACCAGCCGGGGCGCTTCTCCTTCAATGTTTCCGGGGGGCGGTGCGAGTCGTGCTTCGGCGACGGCGTCATCAAGATCGAGATGCATTTCCTGCCCGACGTGTACATCACCTGCGACGTGTGCAAGGGAAGGCGCTACAACCACGAGACCCTGGAGGTGCGCTACAAGGGAAAGAACATCTACGAGGTCCTGGAGATGACCGTGGAGGAGGCCCTCGAGTTCTTCAGCGCGGTGCCGGCGATCCGCGGGAAGCTCGACACGCTGAACCGCGTGGGCCTCGGCTACATCAAGCTGGGCCAGCCCGCCACGACCCTGTCGGGCGGCGAGGCCCAGCGGGTCAAGCTTTCGGCGGAGCTTTCCAAGCGCGCCACGGGACGCACCATCTACCTCCTTGATGAGCCCACCACGGGACTTCATTTCGCCGATATACAGCGTCTCATCGACGTGCTCCAGTCGCTGGTGGACAAGGGGAACACGGTGATAGTGATCGAGCACAACCTGGACGTCATCAAGACCGCCGACTGGATAATCGACCTGGGGCCGGAGGGGGGAGACGACGGCGGCACCGTTGTCGCCGCCGGCACGCCGGAGGATATCGTGCGCGTGAAGGAGTCCTACACCGGGCAGTTCCTCAAGAAGACCCTGAAACAGAAAGCGCCGCGGTAG